A window of the Butyricimonas virosa genome harbors these coding sequences:
- a CDS encoding DUF3575 domain-containing protein, whose product MNLRFYVVLFSCLFLGVGARCQKVAVKSNLLYDATATINLGIEFCLAPKWTFDVSGNYNGWTFSGDRKWKHCLVQPEARYWFCDRFSGHFLGGHLLGGKYNVGKLKNNISFLGSDFSHLKDRRYQGWFLGIGAAYGYSWILSRHWNFEAEIGFGYVYTRYDVYPCASCGTRMAKDRTHHYVGPTKAALNFVYLF is encoded by the coding sequence ATGAATCTAAGATTTTATGTAGTCTTGTTTTCATGTTTGTTTCTCGGCGTGGGAGCAAGGTGTCAAAAAGTTGCCGTAAAGAGTAATTTGTTATATGATGCAACAGCGACGATAAACCTTGGGATAGAGTTTTGTCTCGCTCCAAAGTGGACGTTTGATGTTTCTGGTAATTATAACGGGTGGACTTTCTCGGGGGATCGTAAGTGGAAGCATTGCCTTGTGCAGCCGGAGGCCCGTTATTGGTTTTGTGACCGTTTTTCTGGGCATTTTTTGGGTGGCCATCTTTTAGGTGGAAAATACAATGTCGGAAAGTTAAAAAACAATATTTCTTTTTTGGGGTCGGATTTCTCTCACTTGAAGGATCGTCGTTATCAGGGATGGTTTCTTGGAATCGGGGCTGCTTATGGTTATTCGTGGATACTTTCCAGGCATTGGAATTTCGAGGCGGAAATAGGTTTTGGGTATGTTTATACGCGTTATGATGTTTACCCCTGTGCTTCATGTGGTACGAGAATGGCAAAAGATCGAACGCATCATTATGTGGGACCTACGAAGGCGGCTTTGAACTTTGTTTACTTGTTTTAA
- the cobS gene encoding adenosylcobinamide-GDP ribazoletransferase — MRSLLAAIMMFTRLPLWRIVNVDKRYFTDVIKYWPLVGFLTGTATGGVLWVAAQVVPLEVACILAIITRVLLTGALHEDGLADFFDGFGGGTSKDKILAIMKDSHIGCYGTIGLVLYFILYYTLLSSFDPAMIFPIVIAADCFSKLCAAVMINTLPYVRKEEESKTKLVYSKVRTLIFVIVGIVTLIPFFFLKDASFCFAMIPAMLTAIGLRFFLKIKIGGYTGDCCGASVLIIEQVFYLSVLVIWCRHQFLF, encoded by the coding sequence ATGCGTTCTCTTTTGGCGGCGATTATGATGTTTACCCGACTGCCCTTGTGGCGGATCGTGAACGTGGACAAGCGTTATTTCACGGATGTTATTAAATACTGGCCTTTAGTTGGTTTCCTAACGGGAACCGCAACGGGAGGTGTTTTATGGGTAGCTGCTCAAGTCGTTCCTTTAGAAGTGGCGTGTATTTTAGCTATTATTACCCGAGTTTTATTGACAGGAGCATTGCATGAAGATGGATTGGCAGATTTCTTTGATGGATTTGGAGGAGGAACTTCTAAAGATAAGATTTTAGCCATTATGAAAGATTCGCATATCGGGTGTTACGGGACGATAGGGCTGGTTCTTTATTTTATACTATATTATACTCTGTTGTCTAGTTTCGATCCGGCCATGATCTTCCCGATCGTGATTGCTGCGGATTGTTTTTCCAAACTTTGTGCAGCCGTGATGATAAACACTTTACCTTATGTTCGGAAAGAAGAGGAGAGCAAGACGAAGCTTGTTTATAGTAAGGTGCGTACGTTAATATTTGTGATTGTGGGGATAGTCACGTTGATTCCCTTTTTCTTTTTAAAGGATGCGAGTTTTTGCTTCGCAATGATTCCCGCAATGTTGACTGCTATCGGGTTACGTTTTTTCCTAAAAATCAAGATCGGGGGATACACGGGAGATTGTTGCGGTGCATCCGTGTTGATTATTGAACAGGTTTTTTATTTAAGTGTTTTGGTGATCTGGTGTCGTCATCAATTTTTGTTTTAA
- the cobT gene encoding nicotinate-nucleotide--dimethylbenzimidazole phosphoribosyltransferase gives MRSFAIKETDKALSEALIDKINNLTKPKGSLGLLEKTAHQIGLIQQTLSPELRNPQNIIFAADHGIVKEGVSFSAPEVTAQMIFNFIKGGAGVNMFSRQHHFEIKLVDCGVNADFEPMEGLIDRKIRKGTSNYLYEAAMTPEEFDRAIEIGVEIVDMVYDEGSNVVSFGEMGIANTSSSSMWMTYLTGIPLSDCVGAGSGLSREGVEHKYSVLKRCMENYKGDGTPKDIIRYFGGFEMVAAVGGMLRAAELGMVIIVDGFIMTNCVLAGKALYPALTDYCIYGHQGDECGHKLVLDYLGAEPLLNLGLRLGEGTGAICAYPLLVSAVNMINEMASFKAAAVTKYFK, from the coding sequence ATGAGAAGTTTTGCAATAAAAGAGACTGACAAGGCTTTGTCGGAGGCTTTGATAGATAAGATTAATAATTTGACCAAGCCCAAAGGGTCTTTGGGATTACTCGAAAAAACAGCACACCAGATCGGGTTGATACAGCAAACGCTTTCCCCGGAGTTGAGGAACCCCCAGAATATTATTTTTGCTGCCGATCACGGGATTGTGAAAGAAGGGGTTAGTTTTTCGGCACCCGAGGTGACCGCTCAGATGATTTTTAATTTTATCAAAGGAGGTGCCGGGGTGAATATGTTTTCTCGTCAGCACCATTTCGAGATTAAATTGGTAGATTGTGGGGTAAATGCGGATTTCGAACCTATGGAGGGGCTGATTGATCGTAAAATCCGTAAGGGAACTTCAAATTATTTGTACGAGGCTGCCATGACCCCGGAAGAATTTGATCGGGCAATCGAGATCGGTGTGGAGATTGTGGATATGGTATATGATGAGGGTTCAAACGTGGTGAGTTTCGGGGAAATGGGAATAGCCAATACTTCTTCTTCTTCCATGTGGATGACTTACCTAACGGGGATTCCGTTGAGTGATTGCGTGGGTGCGGGGAGTGGATTGTCTCGGGAAGGCGTTGAGCACAAATATAGTGTGTTGAAGCGTTGTATGGAAAATTACAAGGGAGATGGAACTCCGAAAGATATTATCCGTTATTTTGGAGGTTTCGAAATGGTGGCTGCCGTGGGAGGTATGTTGCGTGCTGCCGAGTTGGGTATGGTAATTATCGTGGATGGTTTTATCATGACAAATTGTGTACTTGCTGGGAAAGCTTTGTATCCAGCCTTAACGGATTATTGCATCTACGGTCACCAAGGGGATGAATGCGGGCATAAATTGGTGTTGGATTATTTGGGTGCCGAACCTTTGTTAAATCTTGGTTTACGTTTGGGAGAAGGAACGGGAGCCATTTGTGCTTATCCCTTGCTTGTTTCAGCCGTAAATATGATCAATGAAATGGCTTCTTTCAAGGCAGCGGCGGTAACGAAATACTTTAAGTAA
- a CDS encoding bifunctional adenosylcobinamide kinase/adenosylcobinamide-phosphate guanylyltransferase: MKRKIILVTGGQRSGKSRYAQEFALKLAENPVYLATSRVWDDEFRERVRRHQQDRGPQWTNLEEEKVISQCDVSGRVVVIDCVTLWSTNFFFDNDSDVDKSLREIKEEFDRFTGQEATFIFVTNEIGMGGVSVDPVQRRFTDLQGWVNQYIGSRADEVVLMISGIAMRVK, translated from the coding sequence ATGAAAAGAAAAATAATTTTAGTTACGGGAGGACAAAGATCTGGGAAAAGTCGTTATGCTCAAGAGTTTGCGCTAAAGTTGGCAGAGAATCCCGTTTATCTGGCTACTTCGAGGGTGTGGGATGATGAATTCCGGGAACGGGTGAGACGTCATCAACAGGACCGGGGACCGCAATGGACCAATTTGGAAGAAGAAAAAGTGATTAGTCAATGTGACGTGTCGGGGCGGGTCGTGGTCATTGATTGCGTGACCTTGTGGAGTACCAATTTCTTTTTTGACAATGATTCCGACGTGGATAAGTCTTTGCGAGAGATAAAGGAAGAGTTTGACCGGTTCACCGGGCAGGAGGCGACGTTTATTTTTGTCACGAACGAAATCGGAATGGGGGGAGTTTCTGTTGACCCTGTTCAGCGACGATTCACAGATTTGCAGGGATGGGTGAATCAATATATAGGAAGTCGAGCGGACGAAGTTGTCTTGATGATTTCCGGAATAGCTATGCGAGTAAAATAA
- a CDS encoding DUF2809 domain-containing protein: MIGMKNKRLKYLLLTLFVVMLGLLSRKMSACTLDFVKLYLGDVLWAMMVYFGCRFLFVNMRKRVACVLALVFSYLIEISQLYHAPWIDAIRATALGGLVLGFGFLWSDILCYTVGVLLGIIVDGLLGWSRK; the protein is encoded by the coding sequence ATGATAGGGATGAAGAATAAACGGTTGAAATATTTGTTGTTAACCCTTTTCGTGGTTATGCTGGGATTGCTTTCCCGGAAAATGAGTGCTTGCACGCTTGATTTCGTGAAATTATACCTAGGGGATGTTTTATGGGCTATGATGGTGTATTTCGGGTGTCGTTTCCTATTTGTGAATATGAGGAAAAGGGTGGCTTGTGTGTTGGCATTGGTCTTTTCCTACCTGATCGAGATCAGCCAATTGTATCATGCTCCTTGGATTGACGCCATCCGGGCGACTGCGTTAGGAGGTTTGGTCTTGGGATTCGGTTTTTTGTGGAGTGATATTCTGTGTTATACTGTGGGAGTTTTGCTGGGAATCATCGTGGATGGCTTGTTGGGATGGAGCCGGAAATAA
- a CDS encoding histidine phosphatase family protein, which yields MMKLILSRHGETLENQQHILQGQLPGTLSPLGIAQAERLAEMLQEETIDNIVSSDLARSYNTAVTVARKHGLTPHQTPLLREMDWGIYTGKRLDDVDWTNLPPSVESLDALFQRAIDFIAYLKKNFSGQQIVVIGHGAFNRAIIAYLNGKKAIDMIDLPIMENTSCIRFTLVDDNQTV from the coding sequence ATGATGAAACTCATATTATCCCGACACGGGGAAACATTAGAAAATCAACAACATATACTCCAGGGCCAACTCCCCGGAACCTTATCTCCATTGGGGATAGCCCAAGCCGAGAGATTGGCGGAGATGCTCCAAGAGGAAACGATTGATAACATTGTTTCCAGTGATCTGGCCCGAAGTTATAACACGGCAGTTACTGTCGCCCGGAAACATGGACTAACGCCTCACCAAACTCCCCTCCTGCGGGAAATGGACTGGGGTATATACACGGGTAAGCGCTTGGATGACGTGGATTGGACCAACCTACCTCCCAGCGTGGAATCCCTAGATGCTCTCTTCCAAAGAGCTATCGATTTCATTGCCTATTTAAAAAAGAATTTCTCCGGCCAACAGATAGTGGTTATCGGACACGGAGCATTCAACCGGGCAATTATTGCGTATCTCAACGGGAAAAAGGCTATTGACATGATCGACCTTCCCATCATGGAAAACACAAGTTGTATACGTTTTACATTAGTGGACGACAACCAAACAGTATAA
- a CDS encoding cob(I)yrinic acid a,c-diamide adenosyltransferase: protein MRIYTKGGDKGTTGIFGGSRVDKDDIRIETNGTLDELNATLGVIRALLDEKDERQEILAYIQRTLMIVMSQVATPSNIREQNQNILPEDIDRYCEQQIDRMNSEMKHPSTHFILPGGTLISAQCHVARTIARRAERRLCTLNKTDEVPPLILRFVNRLSDLLFTMARWEMDQQGAEEERWKAFLYKKKKQ from the coding sequence ATGAGAATATACACGAAAGGCGGGGACAAAGGAACAACGGGAATATTCGGCGGGAGCCGGGTGGATAAAGATGATATTCGTATTGAAACAAACGGGACCCTTGACGAACTGAATGCCACGCTGGGTGTCATTCGAGCCTTATTGGACGAGAAGGACGAACGGCAAGAAATTCTGGCATACATACAGCGTACGTTAATGATCGTCATGTCACAAGTGGCGACCCCCTCAAACATCCGGGAACAAAACCAGAACATCCTACCGGAAGATATAGACCGGTATTGCGAACAACAAATTGACCGCATGAACAGCGAAATGAAACACCCATCCACTCATTTCATTCTGCCGGGCGGAACGCTAATTTCAGCCCAATGCCACGTGGCCCGCACGATCGCTCGCCGGGCAGAAAGAAGATTGTGTACTCTAAACAAGACAGACGAAGTTCCCCCGCTTATCCTGCGATTCGTGAATCGCCTCTCGGACCTCCTATTTACCATGGCCCGCTGGGAAATGGACCAGCAAGGTGCGGAAGAAGAGAGATGGAAAGCATTCCTTTACAAAAAGAAAAAACAATAA